From the Theobroma cacao cultivar B97-61/B2 chromosome 2, Criollo_cocoa_genome_V2, whole genome shotgun sequence genome, one window contains:
- the LOC18609320 gene encoding uncharacterized protein LOC18609320: QFTSNSCVFFQSDGSTGKETEVIDEPFFVDLLGEESDEYWFVGLLIKFLHSIFKKVSQRANKASHLFYLLQYRSTRVFLLATISLSKLFMRCTVFVVILLLRLIWATVSYFQ, from the exons CAATTCACCTCTAATTCGTGTGTGTTTTTTCAGTCTGATGGTTCAACTGGGAAGGAAACCGAGGTGATTGACGAACCCTTCTTTGTTGATTTGTTGGGGGAAGAGAGTGACGAATATTGGTTTGTTGGTTTGTTGATCAAGTTTCTGCACAGCATATTCAAGAAGGTTTCTCAACGTGCCAATAAGGCCTCTCACCTATTTTACCTGTTGCAATATCGCTCCACTCG GGTCTTCTTGTTGGCTACGATTTCATTATCAAAGCTCTTCATGAG ATGCACAGTGTTTGTGGTTATCCTACTCTTACGTTTGATTTGGGCTACTGTTTCGTATTTCCAATGA